In a single window of the Brachionichthys hirsutus isolate HB-005 chromosome 18, CSIRO-AGI_Bhir_v1, whole genome shotgun sequence genome:
- the l2hgdh gene encoding L-2-hydroxyglutarate dehydrogenase, mitochondrial: MIRTLSSASLRGVGAGQPNLLKAITSRQLHSTYDVAIVGAGIVGLASARELILRHPSLSFILLEKEKELAFHQSGHNSGVIHSGIYYTPGSLKARLCVRGATLAYEYCEKKGLPYKRCGKLIVAVEQEEIPRLKALYERGMKNNVRDLSIVDAKGIREREPYCRGVMALDSPYTGIVDWRKVALRYGEDFKEAGGTVVTESEVNGISMVKESPAGSTEGMKYPIAVRDKKGNEVRCRYVLTCGGLYSDRLSQISGCSREPRIVPFRGDYLVLKPEKHYLVKGNIYPVPDPRFPFLGVHFTPRMDGSVWLGPNAVLAFKREGYKVYDFNIRDFADALSFRGLQKLILKNLTYGIGEMYRGIFINAQIKILQKYIPEISRSDVLRGPSGVRAQALDRDGNLVDDFVFDGGVGEVASRVLHVRNAPSPAATSSLAIAEMVADEVESRFSL, from the exons ATGATCCGGACCCTGAGCAGCGCGTCTTTGAGGGGCGTCGGGGCGGGGCAGCCCAACCTGCTGAAGGCCATTACAAGCAGGCAGCTGCACAG CACATATGACGTGGCCATAGTGGGAGCTGGGATCGTGGGCTTGGCCTCAGCCAGAGAGCTCATCTTACGGCACCCCTCACTCAGCTTCATTCtcctggagaaagaaaaagagcttG CTTTTCATCAGAGTGGACACAACAGTGGAGTCATCCACAGTGGGATCTACTACACGCCGGGGTCACTGAAGGCCCGCTTGTGTGTGCGAGGAGCCACCCTAGCCTACGAATACTGTGAAAAGAAAGGACTGCCTTACAAACGATGTGGAAAG CTTATTGTAGCcgtggagcaggaagagatACCCAGACTGAAAGCTCTATATGAGCGCGGCATGAAGAATAATGTGCGTGACCTCAGTATTGTTGATGCCAAGGGAATCCGAGAACGAGAGCCATACTGCAGG GGTGTGATGGCTTTGGACTCGCCCTACACCGGTATTGTGGACTGGAGGAAAGTGGCTCTCAGGTACGGGGAAGACTTTAAGGAGGCAGGTGGAACAGTGGTGACTGAATCTGAGGTCAATGGCATTTCCATGGTCAAGGAGAGCCCAGCTGGGAGCACTGAGG GTATGAAATATCCAATTGCCGTCAGAGACAAAAAG GGGAACGAGGTGCGCTGCCGATACGTTCTGACCTGTGGAGGCCTGTACTCGGACCGTCTGTCGCAGATATCTGGGTGCAGTCGGGAGCCGCGGATCGTCCCCTTTCGAGGAGATTATCTGGTCCTGAAGCCAGAGAAACACTATTTGGTCAAAGGAAATATCTACCCT GTTCCTGACCCTCGTTTCCCATTCCTTGGTGTTCATTTTACCccacggatggatggaagtgtTTGGCTCGGTCCTAACGCCGTCCTCGCCTTCAAAAGGGAAGGTTACAAAGTGTACGACTTCAATATCCGAGACTTTGCGGATGCTCTCTCGTTCAG GGGCCTGCAGAAGCTGATATTGAAGAACTTGACGTATGGGATTGGAGAAATGTATAGAGGGATTTTCATTAATGCACAGATTAAAATCCTGCAGAAGTACATCCCTGAAATCTCCCGCAGTGACGTTCTCAG gggTCCATCGGGAGTTCGAGCTCAGGCTCTCGACCGAGATGGAAACCTTGTGGACGACTTTGTGTTTGACGGCGGGGTCGGAGAAGTGGCCAGTCGGGTGCTTCACGTACGTAATGCTCCCTCTCCAGCAGCGACCTCCTCCCTCGCCATTGCTGAAATGGTCGCAGACGAGGTGGAGAGTCGCTTCTCTCTGTAG